A portion of the Glycine max cultivar Williams 82 chromosome 10, Glycine_max_v4.0, whole genome shotgun sequence genome contains these proteins:
- the LOC100800587 gene encoding protein CANDIDATE G-PROTEIN COUPLED RECEPTOR 7, with amino-acid sequence MVFITGVLTVVVLLLLSPSTAEIKTITITSDTRPLILFEKFGFTYPGRVAIAASSVAVVAPSSQPNLSRLGFFLISEKSLPQFIIEMEQNPTFCILNSPYTSHLFTFLDLPPPPATFNRSYSVTISDEYSLFFANCVPESSVSMEIHTEFFNLNRDASRNYLSSGHTNLPSLLFLFSFAYFSFFLAFSLYPRHVSKRSLERIHLLMPQLLLATGLSHLFAALDMHHVKLTGTHGWDVFFFNFDLIRVVLLFSVVILVGTRWTFLHPLVRERGKKVLFLVIPLQVLACCAYSVVHDTGPYIINWVTWNQVFLLLDLISCFAVVFLVVWSMRSLRKITEGEPAAAMKFSLIKRFNLVVIGYLFFTRFVMFAFKTVLSYEYQWVSNLVEETATLVFCIAMFYVFGLLEKDEYSVIGDEEEQVSEIVVKE; translated from the coding sequence ATGGTCTTCATTACCGGCGTCTTAACCGTCGTCGTCCTCCTCCTGCTGTCTCCCTCCACGGCGGAGATCAAAACCATTACCATAACCTCCGACACCCGACCCCTAATCCTCTTCGAGAAATTCGGGTTCACCTACCCAGGCCGTGTGGCGATCGCGGCGTCGTCGGTGGCCGTGGTGGCGCCGTCATCGCAACCGAACCTCTCGCGGCTAGGGTTCTTCCTAATAAGCGAAAAATCCCTTCCCCAATTTATAATAGAAATGGAACAAAACCCTACCTTCTGCATCCTCAATTCCCCTTACACCTCTCACCTCTTCACCTTCCTCGATCTTCCTCCCCCTCCCGCTACTTTCAACAGGTCTTACTCCGTCACCATCTCCGACGAATACAGCCTCTTCTTCGCAAACTGCGTCCCCGAGAGCTCCGTCTCCATGGAAATTCACACGGAGTTCTTCAACCTCAACCGCGACGCTTCCCGCAACTACCTCTCCTCCGGCCACACCAACCTCCCTTCCCTCTTGTTCCTTTTCTCCTTCGCttacttctccttcttcctcgcCTTCTCTCTCTATCCCCGCCACGTCAGCAAGCGCTCCCTTGAGAGGATTCACCTCTTGATGCCCCAGCTCCTCCTCGCGACGGGTCTCAGCCATCTCTTCGCCGCACTGGACATGCACCACGTAAAGCTCACCGGCACTCACGGTTGGGATGTGTTCTTCTTCAACTTTGACCTCATTCGCGTCGTTTTGCTCTTCAGCGTGGTCATTTTGGTGGGGACTCGTTGGACCTTCCTCCACCCGCTCGTGCGGGAGAGGGGGAAGAAGGTGCTCTTCCTAGTTATCCCGCTTCAGGTTCTGGCGTGTTGTGCTTACAGTGTTGTTCACGATACTGGACCCTATATCATAAATTGGGTTACATGGAACCAAGTTTTCTTGCTCCTCGACCTCATCTCTTGCTTTGCCGTTGTTTTCCTTGTTGTTTGGTCCATGAGATCACTCAGGAAAATTACAGAAGGCGAGCCTGCAGCAGCTATGAAGTTTAGTCTTATCAAGCGGTTCAACCTCGTTGTCATCGGCTACTTGTTTTTCACGCGCTTTGTCATGTTTGCGTTTAAGACAGTTCTTTCGTATGAGTATCAGTGGGTGAGTAATCTCGTCGAGGAGACTGCTACTCTGGTGTTTTGCATTGCCATGTTCTACGTGTTTGGCCTTCTTGAGAAAGATGAATACTCTGTGATCGGTGACGAGGAAGAACAAGTGTCCGAAATCGTTGTTAAGGAATAA